The Liquorilactobacillus nagelii DSM 13675 DNA window ACGGATTTCAAAGAAAACTGAAGATGAACTCTAAGCTGTAACCAGGTGCAAGCTTGGTCACCGGGGACACCCGTTACCATGGACGAGTATATTTTTATTGTACTTAAGAGGTATTATTTGTGAAGATAATACAAATTCGGGTGGTACCGCGTAATTTTACGTCCCTCCATGTTTTTTAACATGGAGGGATTTTTTTTGCAAGGAGTGAATAAATATGAGTGAAATTTCGCCACTTTCTGTTCTAGTGGTCAATTTAATGCCAGACAAAGCAAAAACGCAACAGCAATTAACTGCTTTTTTTAAGCAGAGTAAACTGACAATTAAGCCGACTTTTTGTTATCCGGCAACTCATCGATTTCGAACATCGAAGTCGCTAATTGATATAAAGAATTATGTTTCTTTTTCTGAAATTCTGCAGGCCAAATTTGATGGATTAATTATTACTGGAGCAGCGATTGAACAGCTACCATTTACAGAAATTGATTATTGGCCAGAATTATGTAGAATTTTTGAATGGTCCCAGACTCATTGTCGGAAGGTTTTGACAATTTGTTGGGCAGCCCAAGCCGGAATGTATTACTTTGGCGGCGTATCAAAGCATTTACTGAATAAAAAAATTTTTGGAATTTATCCAACGATAATTCAAAAACAACATCCATTATTAAACGGATTTAAACGAGAAATTACTTTACCATTCTCACGATACACTACTAACTTGAATTCTGAAATACCCGAATCATCTTTGCAGATTTTAGCTAGCTCTGCAGCAACTGGACCAGCAATTTGTGCAACTCGTGATGATCACAATTTTTTTGTTACCGGTCATCCTGAATATCAATCAACCACTTTATTAGACGAATATTTACGTGATCAACACCGGGGACGAGTTGTTGAACAACCAGCAAACTACTTTATTAGCAATTCAGTTGAAAAAATTAACGAGTCATGGCTGCCCCAAAGTCAAAGACTATTTAACAATTGGTTTA harbors:
- a CDS encoding homoserine O-acetyltransferase/O-succinyltransferase family protein; this encodes MSEISPLSVLVVNLMPDKAKTQQQLTAFFKQSKLTIKPTFCYPATHRFRTSKSLIDIKNYVSFSEILQAKFDGLIITGAAIEQLPFTEIDYWPELCRIFEWSQTHCRKVLTICWAAQAGMYYFGGVSKHLLNKKIFGIYPTIIQKQHPLLNGFKREITLPFSRYTTNLNSEIPESSLQILASSAATGPAICATRDDHNFFVTGHPEYQSTTLLDEYLRDQHRGRVVEQPANYFISNSVEKINESWLPQSQRLFNNWFNLLQ